In Sphaeramia orbicularis chromosome 5, fSphaOr1.1, whole genome shotgun sequence, a genomic segment contains:
- the dyrk3 gene encoding dual specificity tyrosine-phosphorylation-regulated kinase 3 isoform X1 — protein MMIISRKPEGPISTARHGDGLYDSYMRTDHILKDEADTNSPSGLPPMPKHTVVSNKGVMRDQVTVRGGQLKVKYLYEDSSNNRKINAITTATTQNSGTTGQTSSKPALVSSLSKEHSVDSTESSKGSSDSSGQHSGSGTKLCGPLTPDQALRLYRSQLTTLEQTEIHTFPDIYFVGPNAKKRPAVAGGNNNCGYDDEQGGYIHVPHDHLAYRYEFLKIIGKGSFGQVAKVYDHKLQQHLALKMVRNEKRFHRQAQEEIHILEHLRKQDRNGTMNVVHMLENFTFRNHICMTFELLSMNLYELIKRNKFQGFSLPLVRKFAHSILQCLEALSRHRIIHCDLKPENILLKQQGRSGIKVIDFGSSCFEHQRVYTYIQSRFYRAPEVILGSRYGLPIDMWSFGCILAELLTGYPLFPGEDEGDQLACVMELLGMPPQKVLEQAKRAKNFINSKGHPRYCGANTLPTGATVLTGSRSRRGKMRGPPGSKEWSAALKGCEDPTFTDFIKKCLDWDPSSRLTPSQALRHPWLYRRMPKPLPGAEKSQGATVKRLPEHHSTSFPSIMAKGGPGLGTTAANNKLRSNMMGDSGEAIPLRTVLPKLVS, from the exons ATGATGATAATAAGCAGGAAACCAGAGGGCCCAATATCAACAG CACGCCATGGTGATGGTCTCTACGACTCTTACATGAGGACAGACCACATTCTTAAAGACGAAGCAGATACAAACAGTCCATCTGGGCTGCCCCCTATGCCCAAACACACa GTTGTCAGTAACAAGGGCGTAATGAGGGATCAGGTAACTGTGCGAGGTGGCCAACTGAAGGTCAAGTACCTTTACGAAGACTCGAGTAACAATCGAAAGATCAATGCCATAACCACGGCAACCACTCAGAATAGTGGGACCACTGGTCAGACGTCCAGTAAACCTGCCCTGGTCTCCAGCCTGTCCAAGGAGCATAGTGTAGACAG CACTGAATCCAGTAAAGGCTCCAGCGACTCCTCTGGTCAGCACAGTGGAAGTGGCACCAAACTGTGTGGCCCTCTCACCCCTGACCAGGCTCTGAGACTGTACCGATCTCAACTGACCACACTGGAGCAGACGGAGATCCACACCTTCCCAGACATCTACTTTGTGGGACCCAATGCCAAGAAAAGGCCTGCTGTAGCTGGAGGCAACAACAACTGTGGCTACGATGATGAGCAGGGAGGATACATTCACGTTCCTCATGATCACCTTGCTTATCGCTATGAATTTCTAAag ATCATTGGTAAAGGTAGCTTCGGTCAGGTAGCCAAAGTATACGACCATAAACTCCAACAACACCTGGCTCTGAAAATGGTACGGAATGAAAAGCGTTTCCACCGCCAAGCGCAGGAGGAGATCCACATCCTGGAGCACCTACGCAAGCAGGATCGCAATGGCACCATGAATGTTGTGCACATGCTTGAAAACTTCACCTTCCGCAACCACATCTGCATGACATTCGAGCTGCTGAGTATGAACCTGTACGAGCTCATCAAAAGAAACAAGTTTCAGGGCTTCAGTTTGCCACTGGTCAGGAAATTTGCCCACTCCATCCTGCAGTGTCTCGAGGCCTTGAGCAGACACCGAATTATCCACTGTGACCTCAAACCGGAAAACATCCTGCTCAAACAGCAGGGACGCAGCGGCATCAAG GTGATTGACTTTGGCTCAAGCTGTTTTGAACACCAGCGCGTGTACACCTACATCCAGTCTCGTTTCTATCGGGCTCCGGAGGTGATCCTTGGCTCGCGTTACGGCCTGCCTATCGATATGTGGAGCTTCGGCTGCATTCTGGCTGAGCTGCTGACCGGCTACCCACTGTTCCCCGGGGAGGACGAGGGTGACCAGCTGGCCTGTGTCATGGAGCTGCTGGGCATGCCTCCCCAAAAGGTTCTGGAGCAGGCCAAAAGGGCAAAGAACTTCATCAACTCCAAGGGTCACCCCCGCTACTGTGGAGCCAACACACTGCCCACAGGGGCCACTGTGCTAACAGGGTCTCGCTCCCGCCGCGGCAAAATGAGAGGTCCACCGGGCAGCAAAGAGTGGAGCGCTGCACTTAAGGGCTGCGAGGACCCCACCTTTACTGACTTCATAAAGAAGTGCTTGGACTGGGACCCTTCGTCTCGCCTCACCCCCAGCCAGGCCCTCAGGCACCCTTGGCTGTATCGCAGGATGCCTAAACCCCTACCCGGGGCAGAGAAGAGCCAAGGGGCCACAGTGAAGCGGCTCCCTGAGCACCACAGCACCTCCTTCCCTTCGATCATGGCCAAAGGGGGGCCTGGCTTAGGAACCACAGCTGCCAACAACAAACTGAGGAGCAACATGATGGGTGATTCAGGGGAGGCTATACCTCTCCGCACAGTCCTACCCAAACTTGTCTCTTAG
- the dyrk3 gene encoding dual specificity tyrosine-phosphorylation-regulated kinase 3 isoform X2, which translates to MRTDHILKDEADTNSPSGLPPMPKHTVVSNKGVMRDQVTVRGGQLKVKYLYEDSSNNRKINAITTATTQNSGTTGQTSSKPALVSSLSKEHSVDSTESSKGSSDSSGQHSGSGTKLCGPLTPDQALRLYRSQLTTLEQTEIHTFPDIYFVGPNAKKRPAVAGGNNNCGYDDEQGGYIHVPHDHLAYRYEFLKIIGKGSFGQVAKVYDHKLQQHLALKMVRNEKRFHRQAQEEIHILEHLRKQDRNGTMNVVHMLENFTFRNHICMTFELLSMNLYELIKRNKFQGFSLPLVRKFAHSILQCLEALSRHRIIHCDLKPENILLKQQGRSGIKVIDFGSSCFEHQRVYTYIQSRFYRAPEVILGSRYGLPIDMWSFGCILAELLTGYPLFPGEDEGDQLACVMELLGMPPQKVLEQAKRAKNFINSKGHPRYCGANTLPTGATVLTGSRSRRGKMRGPPGSKEWSAALKGCEDPTFTDFIKKCLDWDPSSRLTPSQALRHPWLYRRMPKPLPGAEKSQGATVKRLPEHHSTSFPSIMAKGGPGLGTTAANNKLRSNMMGDSGEAIPLRTVLPKLVS; encoded by the exons ATGAGGACAGACCACATTCTTAAAGACGAAGCAGATACAAACAGTCCATCTGGGCTGCCCCCTATGCCCAAACACACa GTTGTCAGTAACAAGGGCGTAATGAGGGATCAGGTAACTGTGCGAGGTGGCCAACTGAAGGTCAAGTACCTTTACGAAGACTCGAGTAACAATCGAAAGATCAATGCCATAACCACGGCAACCACTCAGAATAGTGGGACCACTGGTCAGACGTCCAGTAAACCTGCCCTGGTCTCCAGCCTGTCCAAGGAGCATAGTGTAGACAG CACTGAATCCAGTAAAGGCTCCAGCGACTCCTCTGGTCAGCACAGTGGAAGTGGCACCAAACTGTGTGGCCCTCTCACCCCTGACCAGGCTCTGAGACTGTACCGATCTCAACTGACCACACTGGAGCAGACGGAGATCCACACCTTCCCAGACATCTACTTTGTGGGACCCAATGCCAAGAAAAGGCCTGCTGTAGCTGGAGGCAACAACAACTGTGGCTACGATGATGAGCAGGGAGGATACATTCACGTTCCTCATGATCACCTTGCTTATCGCTATGAATTTCTAAag ATCATTGGTAAAGGTAGCTTCGGTCAGGTAGCCAAAGTATACGACCATAAACTCCAACAACACCTGGCTCTGAAAATGGTACGGAATGAAAAGCGTTTCCACCGCCAAGCGCAGGAGGAGATCCACATCCTGGAGCACCTACGCAAGCAGGATCGCAATGGCACCATGAATGTTGTGCACATGCTTGAAAACTTCACCTTCCGCAACCACATCTGCATGACATTCGAGCTGCTGAGTATGAACCTGTACGAGCTCATCAAAAGAAACAAGTTTCAGGGCTTCAGTTTGCCACTGGTCAGGAAATTTGCCCACTCCATCCTGCAGTGTCTCGAGGCCTTGAGCAGACACCGAATTATCCACTGTGACCTCAAACCGGAAAACATCCTGCTCAAACAGCAGGGACGCAGCGGCATCAAG GTGATTGACTTTGGCTCAAGCTGTTTTGAACACCAGCGCGTGTACACCTACATCCAGTCTCGTTTCTATCGGGCTCCGGAGGTGATCCTTGGCTCGCGTTACGGCCTGCCTATCGATATGTGGAGCTTCGGCTGCATTCTGGCTGAGCTGCTGACCGGCTACCCACTGTTCCCCGGGGAGGACGAGGGTGACCAGCTGGCCTGTGTCATGGAGCTGCTGGGCATGCCTCCCCAAAAGGTTCTGGAGCAGGCCAAAAGGGCAAAGAACTTCATCAACTCCAAGGGTCACCCCCGCTACTGTGGAGCCAACACACTGCCCACAGGGGCCACTGTGCTAACAGGGTCTCGCTCCCGCCGCGGCAAAATGAGAGGTCCACCGGGCAGCAAAGAGTGGAGCGCTGCACTTAAGGGCTGCGAGGACCCCACCTTTACTGACTTCATAAAGAAGTGCTTGGACTGGGACCCTTCGTCTCGCCTCACCCCCAGCCAGGCCCTCAGGCACCCTTGGCTGTATCGCAGGATGCCTAAACCCCTACCCGGGGCAGAGAAGAGCCAAGGGGCCACAGTGAAGCGGCTCCCTGAGCACCACAGCACCTCCTTCCCTTCGATCATGGCCAAAGGGGGGCCTGGCTTAGGAACCACAGCTGCCAACAACAAACTGAGGAGCAACATGATGGGTGATTCAGGGGAGGCTATACCTCTCCGCACAGTCCTACCCAAACTTGTCTCTTAG